A genomic segment from Cuculus canorus isolate bCucCan1 chromosome 18, bCucCan1.pri, whole genome shotgun sequence encodes:
- the LOC104057633 gene encoding uncharacterized protein LOC104057633 → MAARVALRRLRGGLAGPGAALRGSPRPTGTPLPRTVDLRSDTVTLPCAGMRRAMARAALGDDDYGEDPTVNELQRLVAGILRMEEALFVPTATMANLIAVMCHCQRRGGQMLLGQDAHLHVYEHGGAAQVAGVHSQALPDLPDGTFDLDQLEMTIRGAHGSRYHPRPELICLENTHSAAGGRVLPLTYLQQVRGLADRYGLRVHMDGARLMNAAVAQGVEPAQITQHCDSVSLCFSKGLGAPAGAVLAGHKEFVTEAWRVRKLLGGGMRQAGVLAAAARVGLEHMETLCRDHDNARHFAEGIQELNSPVCSVNLAAVETNIVMVSVKGGLLSPTELCNHLQAVSKEEVAETGEAVSVLVLPWSAHTVRAVWHRDVSAHDTESAKNKLEFVARKWQEKLVQGWRPTPPSAGGG, encoded by the exons ATGGCCGCGCGGGTGGCGCTGCGGCGGCTGCGGGGGGGCCTCGCGGGGCCCGGGGCGGCGCTGCGGGGCTCCCCCCGCCCCACCGGGACTCCTCTGCCCCGCACCGTGGATCTGCGGAGCGACACGGTGACGCTGCCCTGCGCCGGGATGCGCCGCGCCATGGCTCGAGCCGCCCTGGGCGACGATGACTACGGGGAGGACCCCACGGTTAACG agctgcagcgcCTGGTCGCAGGGATCCTGAGGATGGAGGAGGCTCTGTTTGTGCCCACGGCCACCATGGCAAATCTCATTGCTG TGATGTGCCACTGCCAGCGCAGGGGAGGTCAGATGCTCCTTGGCCAGGATGCCCACCTACACGTCTACGAGCATGGTGGGGCCGCccag GTCGCTGGTGTTCACTCCCAGGCGCTTCCAGACCTGCCAGATGGGACCTTTGACCTGGACCAGCTGGAGATGACCATCCGTGGAGCCCATGGCAGCCGGTATCACCCGCGCCCAGAGCTCATCTGCCTGGAGAACACACACAGCGCGGCAGGGGGGCGGGTGCTGCCCCTCACCTACCTCCAGCAG GTCCGCGGGCTTGCTGACCGCTACGGGCTGCGGGTGCACATGGACGGAGCGCGGCTGATGAACGCAGCGGTGGCCCAGGGTGTGGAACCGGCTCAGATCACCCAGCACTGCGACTCTGTGTCCCTGTGCTTCTCCAAG GGCCTGGGCGCTCCAGCTGGCGCAGTGTTAGCAGGACACAAGGAGTTTGTCACTGAGGCCTGGCGTGTGCGGAAGCTGCTGGGTGGGGGGATGCGGCAGGCAGGCGTGCTGGCAGCCGCTGCCCGCGTTGGACTGGAACACATGGAGACGCTGTGCAGAGACCACGACAATGCCCGACACTTTGCTGAAG GCATCCAGGAGCTGAACTCGCCTGTCTGCTCTGTCAACCTGGCGGCGGTGGAGACAAATATCGTGATGGTGAGCGTCAAAGGGGGCTTGCTGTCCCCTACGGAGCTCTGCAATCATCTGCAGGCAGTGAGCAAAGAGGAGGTGGCAGAGACCGGTGAGGCTGTCAGTGTCTTGGTACTGCCCTGGTCAGCACACACTGTGCGTGCCGTCTGGCACCGCGATGTCTCAGCCCATGATACCGAGTCTGCGAAGAACAAGCTGGAGTTTGTGGCCAGAAAATGGCAGGAGAAGCTGGTCCAAGGATGGCGCCCGACTCCTCCAAGTGCAGGGGGAGGCTGA